The Belonocnema kinseyi isolate 2016_QV_RU_SX_M_011 chromosome 10, B_treatae_v1, whole genome shotgun sequence genome has a window encoding:
- the LOC117182245 gene encoding uncharacterized protein LOC117182245: MPTTCAVEGCTKQHDKNNREISLFSFPKEEYYIKEWQKVCKNKNINPKHARICSIHFRPNSYKEKSYAELILNTTSKCTRKLRKDAIPTENLVSTPKNTAFDSELNTPSIIEKRKNYTFANGSMATVYFGTKNSTTTRKHLADAMPPKNLQKPLKNRTVKVKINTESSTEGTEATKIDIDAIPIEDSKNLIFAEIPTAENLMGAFENTTFNPEINIKSEREDTETTEIDIDVTPSENFFVKLENTDFNFEINTGSATEDTINYTFANGSTAIGSFATEDTATPRKPRIHAIPTKNLLKTLENIDIKTEINAESATEGTETTKIEIDAIPTEGSKNLIYAEINRAENVMGAFENTTFKTETNTEFATESTEITKTFAENSTGTISASERTGNNESQDVLNTIDSKIEALEALISQPLSKEDREKHTERQTEFEWRILKEINKLQKEKLVESNRIIKELKDQTEMYRSLWLETKRSEAFWKKQCQMHQMRAEYAESKLNIVSTESDAILNGLKKIFNSAQIKVLLNPEKRARRNRENIAGIVSTRSLSSKIKLYLRKVFKIPLPGLPSLRRWINRCDVEPGVLKSILKIIEKKGNKLNKSDKITVITNYKKFRNLKRVHFF, encoded by the exons atgcctACCACTTGTGCAGTTGAAGGTTGTACCAAGCAACACGATAAAAACAATCGAGAGATTAGTTTATTCTCCTTTCCAAAAGAGGAGTATTACATCAAAGAATGGCAAAAagtctgcaaaaataaaaatatcaacccAAAACATG CCAGAATATGTTCAATCCACTTTCGGCCTAACAGTTACAAAGAAAAGTCATATGCTGAGCTTATATTGAACACAACATCAAAATGCACAAGGAAACTTCGCAAAGATGCCATCCCAACGGAAAACCTCGTCAGTACCCCTAAAAACACAGCTTTTGATTCCGAATTAAATACTCCTTCTATAATAGAAAAGaggaaaaattatacatttgcAAACGGTTCTATGGCAACTGtatattttggtacaaaaaactCAACCACGACAAGAAAGCATCTCGCTGATGCGATGCCACCAAAAAATCTCCAGAAACCCCTTAAAAATAGAACCGTTAAGGTTAAAATAAATACTGAATCTTCAACAGAAGGCACGGAAGCAACGAAAATTGATATTGATGCCATACCAATAGAagactcaaaaaatttaatatttgcggAAATTCCTACAGCAGAAAATCTCATGGGAGCGTTTGAAAACACAACCTTTAATCccgaaataaatattaaatctgaaagaGAAGACACAGAAACAACGGAAATTGATATTGATGTCACCCCAtcagaaaatttctttgtaaagcTTGAGAACACAGactttaatttcgaaataaatacaGGCTCTGCAACAGAAGACACGATAAATTATACATTTGCAAACGGTTCAACGGCAATTGGAAGTTTTGCGACAGAAGACACAGCCACGCCAAGAAAGCCTCGAATTCATGCGATCCCGacaaaaaatctcttgaaaacgcTTGAAAACATAGATATTAAGACCGAAATAAACGCTGAATCTGCAACAGAAGGCACggaaacaacaaaaattgaaattgatgccATACCAACAGAAGgctccaaaaatttaatatatgcgGAAATTAATAGAGCTGAAAATGTCATGGGAgcttttgaaaatacaactttcaaGACCGAAACAAATACTGAATTTGCAACAGAAAGCACAGAAATAACAAAAACATTTGCAGAGAATTCTACAGGTACAATATCTGCATCAGAACGCACCGGAAATAATGAATCACAGGATGTATTAAATACTATAGATTCTAAAATTGAAGCCCTTGAAGCCTTAATATCTCAACCTCTATCGAAAGAAGATAGAGAAAAACATACAGAACGTCAAACAGAGTTTGAGTggcgaattttgaaagaaataaataagttgcaaaaagaaaaattggtagAGAGTAACAGGATAATCAAGGAACTGAAAGATCAAACTGAAATGTATCGTTCGCTATGGCTTGAAACTAAGAGAAGTGAGGCTTTCTGGAAAAAACAATGTCAGATGCATCAAATGAGAGCGGAGTATGCAGAATCCAAGTTGAATATCGTTTCCACGGAGAGTGATGCAATTTTAAAtggactgaaaaaaatatttaattctgcaCAAATAAAAGTGTTACTGAATCCCGAAAAGCGAGCTAGGCGGAACCGCGAGAATATTGCAGGTATCGTTTCAACACGATCTCttagttcgaaaattaaactttatctgagaaaagtatttaaaattccgtTGCCTGGACTTCCGTCGTTGAGACGCTGGATCAATAGATGCGATGTAGAGCCAGGCGTAttgaaaagcattttaaaaattattgagaagaagggtaacaaattaaataaatcagaTAAAATAACAGttataacaaattataaaaaatttcgaaacctcAAAAGGGTTCACTTTTTTTGA
- the LOC117182266 gene encoding zinc finger protein 830: protein MYVNITDNITEFWLYLFQLRFVSKKESFKMSGKKKLTQEELRKVMNNTKKKLGVEKKKIHSPLAKYNSLGQLTCAICKSVISNELVWPTHLNSKKHKENINLAKQDLEKAKSAVSAQKRSASPFREPHPVKKIKSILKNSNPSAVHQPKPKSGLPDDFYDKPSSSTTTNGTMNSAVNGVVNGKPNFPQMPPISKESSESVKAEEEKDEDKQQKGKENPASLPEGFFDDPVLDAKIRNVEYKNPMDEEFEKFMKVIKEEEAQANQIMADDQEEATVKRQEDVIEEQMQRLSRVMDLVKLKEKMKAAEKKQEIKENESSSSDDEDFDEFIDWRAKKSFK from the exons ATGTATGTAAATATTACAGATAATATAACAGAATTTTGGTTATATTTATTTCAACTTAGGTTTGTgtcaaaaaaagaaagtttcaaaatgtCGGGAAAGAAAAAATTGACCCAAGAAGAGTTGCGGAAAGTGATGAATAACACCAAAAAGAAATTAGGTGTTGAGAAGAAGAAGATCCATTCACCACTGGCAAA GTATAACTCCTTAGGTCAACTTACTTGCGCCATTTGCAAGTCTGTCATTAGTAATGAATTAGTTTGGCCCACACATCTAAATTCCAAAAAGCACAAGGAAAATATCAATTTAGCGAAGCAAGATCTAGAAAAAGCAAAATCCGCCGTATCTGCACAAAAGAGATCAGCTTCTCCATTTCGAGAACCAcatccagttaaaaaaataaagagtattttaaaaaattcgaatccaTCAGCAGTACATCAACCCAAACCAAAATCGGGATTGCCTGATGATTTTTATGACAAACCTTCATCTTCCACCACAACAAATGGTACAATGAATAGTGCTGTAAATGGTGTAGTAAATGGAAAACCTAATTTTCCTCAAATGCCGCCGATCAGTAAAGAATCATCAGAAAGTGTGAAAGCCGAGGAAGAAAAAGATGAAGATAAACagcaaaaaggaaaagaaaacccAGCGTCGCTTCCAGAAGGATTTTTTGATGACCCGGTCCTTGACGCTAAG ATTCGTAATGTCGAATATAAAAATCCAATGGACGAGGAGTTTGAAAAGTTTATGAAAGTGATTAAAGAGGAAGAGGCACAAGCAAACCAAATAATGGCAGATGATCAGGAAGAGGCGACGGTAAAAAGGCAAGAGGACGTGATAGAAGAACAAATGCAACGATTGTCGAGGGTGATGGACCTCGtaaaacttaaagaaaaaatgaaagctGCTGAAAAGAAGCAAGAAATTAAAGAGAACGAATCTTCTTCTAGTGACGACGAGGACTTTGATGAATTTATTGATTGGCGAGCTaagaaatcctttaaataa
- the LOC117182267 gene encoding guanosine-3',5'-bis(diphosphate) 3'-pyrophosphohydrolase MESH1 yields the protein MYTDKKSTDQEDTSLENTNPTPSECKIFTDELTKEELLSIVIKCTNFAALKHSKQRRKNQEQTPYINHPIGVANILIKEGKVYDTTVILAALLHDTVEDTDTTFDEIEQEFGKDVRKVVEEVTDDKNLAREERKFLQIKHAPGSSRRAKLVKLADKLYNLRDLRKETPVGWTAQRVREYFKWAKAVIDGCRGTNENLERLLDITFAEQSQEK from the exons atgtatacagaCAAAAAATCTACTGACCAAGAAGATACATCATTAGAAAATACAAATCCAACTCCGTCCGAATGTAAAATATTTACAGATGAACTCACCAAAGAAGAACTTCTTTCGATTGTgataaaatgtacaaattttgcAGCTTTAAAGCACAGCAAACAAAGGAGGAAAAATCAAGAGCAAACTCCGTATATAAACCATCCTAtag GTGTGGCAAATATTCTAATTAAAGAAGGGAAAGTGTACGATACCACAGTGATTTTAGCAGCTTTGCTACACGATACAGTCGAAGATACAGACACAACTTTCGATGAGATAGAACAAGAATTTGGAAAAGATGTGCGCAAAGTTGTGGAGGAAGTCACAGATGATAAGAATTTGGCAAGAGAAGAGAGAAAATTTTTGCAGATAAAACATGCGCCTGGTAGTAGTCGTCGAGCGAAATTGGTTAAATTAGCAGACAAGCTTTATAATTTGAGAGATCTTAGGAAAGAAACTCCTGTTGGATGGACAGCTCAAAGAGTCAGAgaatatttcaag TGGGCAAAAGCCGTAATAGATGGATGTCGAGGTACTAATGAAAATTTGGAGAGATTACTAGATATCACTTTTGCCGAGCAATCACAAGAAAAATAG